Genomic segment of Trueperaceae bacterium:
CATCGTGGCCCTCGGCACCGAGCTCTACGCCGAGCGCGTGCGTGGCAGGACCTACGCCGTGCGCTGCAAGCGGGTCGGGAGGCACGCGTTCGGGTCGATGGACGTCGAGCGCAAGTTGGGCGCCGCCCTCAACCCCGGCGCCAAGGTCGACCTCGCGCACCCGGAAGTGACCGTCGAGATCGAGGTCGACGAGCGCCAGGCGCTCTTCTTCAGCCGCCGCCACCATGGCCCGGGCGGCCTGCCGCTCGGCACGGGCGGCCACGCCCTCGCGCTCCTGTCCGGCGGCTACGACTCGATCGTCGCCGCCTGGTCCCTGATGCGCCGCGGCGTCGAGGTGGACTTCGTGCACTTCCGCCTCGGCGACCTCGAGTCGGAGCGCCTGGCGCTGCGGGTGGCGAAGCGCCTGTCGGACACGTGGGGCTCCGGCTCGCGGCCCGAGGCGCACGTGGTCGACCTGCGGCCGGCCATGCGCGAGATGCGTGGCCACCTGGACACGAACCTGTGGCAGGTCGGCCTCAAGCGCCTCATGGTGAAGGCCGCCGACGGCGTGGCGGACGCCCTCGAGGCCCACGCGTCCGCCGGCGCCGGACCCGGCGAGGAGGGGCCGCGCCAGCGGGGTAGGCGCACGTCGCGCCGCCGCGTCGACGCCCTGGTGACAGGCGAGGCCATCGGGCAGGTGTCGTCGCAGACGCTCTCCAACCTGCGCACCATCGACGCGGCCGCGGCGCGGCCCGTCCTGCGCCCGCTCATCGCCTACGACAAGCTGGAGATCATCGCGCTGGCCGAGCGCATCGGCACGGCGGAGCTCTCCGCCAAGGCCGTGGAGGAGTGCAACATCACGCCCGTGCGGCCGGCCACCTCGAGCCGGGCGGAGAGGCTCGAGCGGCAGGAGGGGGGCATGGACGAGTCGGCGCTCGCCGCCGAGCTCGCCCGCGTCAAGCGGGGCGACAGCCGCATCCCGCTACGCGCCATGCGCGAGGGCGAAGGGGTCCTCGTGGTCGCCGCGACCGATGACGGCCTGCGCGTCTCGGCCCTCCCCGAGGGGGCGGTCCTCATCGACTGCCGCGACGAGGCCATGC
This window contains:
- a CDS encoding THUMP domain-containing protein, yielding MDQLFVTIRPTAEVTIKSRTTRATFLRKLRLAVKDALQRSGLEARAFVRGNRVMVQVALGTAPGTVGDEAGLGDRATAGAAGAAGAVDATALATRALERVFGIGTFSFVEAVAAPDLAAIVALGTELYAERVRGRTYAVRCKRVGRHAFGSMDVERKLGAALNPGAKVDLAHPEVTVEIEVDERQALFFSRRHHGPGGLPLGTGGHALALLSGGYDSIVAAWSLMRRGVEVDFVHFRLGDLESERLALRVAKRLSDTWGSGSRPEAHVVDLRPAMREMRGHLDTNLWQVGLKRLMVKAADGVADALEAHASAGAGPGEEGPRQRGRRTSRRRVDALVTGEAIGQVSSQTLSNLRTIDAAAARPVLRPLIAYDKLEIIALAERIGTAELSAKAVEECNITPVRPATSSRAERLERQEGGMDESALAAELARVKRGDSRIPLRAMREGEGVLVVAATDDGLRVSALPEGAVLIDCRDEAMRTWVPDWPEVVAVPSDLSGGSLEPGRVYVAFCPMGQRSAYVAERLREGGVKAHTFKGGEGALRAYLEG